The following coding sequences are from one Arachis hypogaea cultivar Tifrunner chromosome 7, arahy.Tifrunner.gnm2.J5K5, whole genome shotgun sequence window:
- the LOC112702718 gene encoding trans-resveratrol di-O-methyltransferase-like, whose translation MEFQSREQADNAKLVKAQSHIWNHIFNFINSMSLKCAVELGIPDVIHNYGKPMPLSQLVASLQIHPSKTSFVHRLMRILVHSNFFTTKDVPSNDLEIEIGYVLTDSSMLLLKDNPLSLSPLVAAMLDPIMIKPWNQMSTWFKNDDPTPFVTEYGTPFFDYASHVPKLNEIFNDAMASDARLVSKLLKKSN comes from the coding sequence atggaATTCCAAAGTAGAGAGCAGGCTGATAATGCCAAACTTGTTAAAGCTCAAAGTCACATATGgaatcatatttttaattttataaattctaTGTCTCTTAAATGTGCTGTTGAGTTAGGCATACCTGATGTCATTCACAACTATGGCAAACCTATGCCACTTTCACAACTCGTTGCTTCATTGCAAATCCATCCATCAAAAACCTCCTTCGTCCATCGATTGATGAGAATCTtggtccattcaaacttcttcaCTACCAAGGATGTCCCCAGCAACGACCTCGAAATTGAAATTGGGTATGTTCTAACCGATTCGTCTATGTTGTTGCTTAAGGACAACCCTTTAAGTCTGTCGCCTCTTGTGGCTGCCATGCTTGATCCCATTATGATAAAACCATGGAACCAGATGTCTACTTGGTTTAAAAATGATGATCCTACACCATTTGTAACTGAATATGGGACGCCATTTTTTGATTATGCAAGCCATGTGCCTAAACTCAATGAAATTTTCAACGATGCCATGGCAAGTGATGCTCGATTGGTTAGCAAGttgttaaaaaaatctaattga